The following coding sequences are from one Gossypium hirsutum isolate 1008001.06 chromosome A12, Gossypium_hirsutum_v2.1, whole genome shotgun sequence window:
- the LOC107897687 gene encoding nucleobase-ascorbate transporter 4, protein MAAGGGKSDDFQPFPVKDQLPGVDFCLSSTPSWPEAVLLGFQHYLVMLGTTVIISSIIVPLMGGGNVEKADVINTVLFVAGINTLLQTLFGSRLPVVIGGSYAFIIPTISIALSRRYSTFVDPHRRFKASMRDVQGSLIVASFFTLVIGFFGFWRIVSRFFSPLAAIPLVILTGLGLYAQGFPQLARCIEIGLPALVAVVFLSQYVPHFLKSRRGIFERFAILFSVAIVWAFAEILTAAGAYDNRAPQTQFSCRTDRSGLISAAPWIRFPYPFQWGRPRFNAGDAVAVIAASFVAIIESTGTFITASRYASATPMPPSVLSRGVGWLGVGLLLDGLFGTGSGSTASVENAGLLGLTRVGSRTVIQISAVFMLFFSVLGKFGAVLASIPLPIMAALYCVLFAYVASAGLGLLQFCNLNSFRTKFIVGFSVFMGLSVPQYFNQYLLVSGHGPVHTRSTWFNNVMQVIFSSPATVGFIVAFFLDCTHSYGHSSVRRDSGRHWWEKFRNFNTDTRSEEFYSLPANLNRFFPSF, encoded by the exons ATGGCTGCCGGTGGAGGAAAATCCGATGACTTTCAGCCTTTCCCTGTTAAAGACCAGCTCCCCGGTGTTGATTTCTGCCTCTCCAGTACTCCTTCTTGGC CTGAAGCAGTACTTCTGGGATTTCAGCATTATTTGGTGATGCTTGGGACCACTGTTATCATATCTTCTATCATTGTCCCTTTAATGGGGGGTGGAAAT GTGGAGAAAGCTGATGTTATAAATACTGTTCTCTTCGTTGCGGGTATTAACACGCTATTGCAAACATTGTTTGGAAGCCGACTGCCAGTGGTGATTGGAGGTTCTTATGCTTTCATCATCCCCACCATTTCCATTGCTTTATCCAGGAGATATAGCACCTTCGTTGATCCCCACCGG AGGTTTAAAGCATCCATGAGAGATGTACAAGGATCTCTCATTGTTGCATCATTCTTCACTCTGGTTATTGGGTTCTTTGGTTTCTGGAGAATTGTTTCGAG GTTTTTCAGCCCTCTTGCAGCTATTCCTTTGGTGATTCTCACCGGACTCGGGCTCTATGCACAAGGTTTTCCACAA TTGGCCAGATGCATCGAAATCGGACTCCCGGCACTGGTAGCAGTTGTTTTCTTATCTCAG TATGTTCCACATTTCCTGAAATCCAGGAGAGGAATATTTGAACGTTTTGCAATCCTTTTCTCCGTTGCGATTGTATGGGCTTTTGCAGAAATTTTGACAGCAGCTGGTGCTTATGATAACAGAGCTCCTCAAACTCAGTTCAGCTGCCGTACTGATCGTTCTGGGCTCATCAGTGCTGCTCCTTG GATAAGGTTTCCGTATCCATTTCAATGGGGAAGACCACGTTTTAATGCTGGAGATGCTGTTGCAGTCATAGCTGCGTCCTTTGTTGCCATCATTGAG TCTACAGGTACGTTTATTACAGCATCAAGATATGCGAGTGCCACTCCTATGCCACCTTCTGTGCTTAGCCGTGGTGTTGGCTGGCTG GGAGTAGGCCTTTTGCTAGATGGTTTATTTGGTACAGGAAGTGGCTCCACTGCTTCAGT TGAAAATGCAGGTCTTTTGGGATTAACAAGAGTTGGGAGTCGGACAGTCATTCAAATCTCAGCCGTATTTATGCTTTTCTTTTCTGTATTAG GAAAATTCGGGGCTGTTCTGGCTTCAATACCATTGCCAATTATGGCTGCTCTGTACTGCGTCCTCTTTGCTTATGTTG CTTCAGCAGGGCTGGGTCTCCTTCAGTTTTGCAACCTGAACAGCTTCAGGACTAAGTTTATAGTTGGATTTTCTGTCTTCATGGGCCTCTCCGTACCTCAATATTTCAACCAGTATCTACTAGTATCCGGTCATGGCCCTGTTCACACTCGTTCTACATGG TTCAACAATGTAATGCAAGTAATATTCTCATCCCCGGCAACAGTGGGATTCATAGTTGCTTTCTTCTTGGATTGCACCCACAGCTACGGGCATAGCTCAGTTCGGAGAGATAGTGGAAGGCATTGGTGGGAAAAGTTCAGGAATTTCAATACGGATACAAGGAGTGAAGAATTCTATTCTTTGCCTGCTAATCTTAATAGGTTCTTCCCTTCATTCTAA